The Peptostreptococcaceae bacterium nucleotide sequence GAGAAATGAGCAAGGTAAAATGGATTTATAAATTAAAAGGACTTCGTGTAATAGGACTTGGAGGTACAATAAGGGCAATTGGAAAAATCGACCGTGGTTTTAACAATTATCCCATAAAAAACATGCACAACTACAGAATGACTCACGGTGAAGTGGAACGCGTTTTTTCACTTGTATTCAAGAAGGATGACAAGGATTTGGGGTTTGTCGATGGAATAAACAGCAGGCGAGCCGATGTTATAACTATGGGAATGGTTCCACTTAAGGCTCTACTTGAGTTTACGGGTTCAATAGGTATAAGCATCAGCGGGAATGGACTTAGAAATGGTTTTTTTTATGAAAAGTATTTTAAAAAAGCTGAGTTGCCTGTGGTGGTTGGAGATGTTCTTGCCCACAGCTGCGAGAATACAATGAAAAGATTTGATGTTAAACCTAAACATGCATCTCAGGTAAGGTTCTTGGCATTGAGACTTTTTGACCAATTTAAAGGAATTCATTCATTCGATCAAAATGACAGGAAGGTGCTTGAAATAGCATCTCTTGTTCATGACATAGGAATGCATATTGAGTATTACGACCATAACCTGCATGGAATGTATCTTCTCATATATGGGAAAATCAATGGGCTAACAAATCACGAACATTTGATAGTCGCTTTTCTGGTAGGAAATCACAGAGAAAACAACATAAAAGAAAAAATGCAGGAGTACCGCACACTTTTTTCAAATAAAGATATCAAGAGAATTCTGAAGCTGTCTATTTTCCTTAAAATGGCCGAGCAAATGGATCGCGCGGTAAACAACAACATAGAGGATTTTTCCGTCCGATTAAACGGCCGGAATGCGTTGATAGAAGTGTATGCAAAGGAAAGGCCCATACTCGAAATAGAAGCGGCAATGCGTTTTAAAGGGCTTTTCTACAAAAACTTTAATTGTTCGTATGATATACAATACATGGGACC carries:
- a CDS encoding Ppx/GppA family phosphatase codes for the protein MKKMAIIDLGSNSVRMNIMRINERGGYSVFDSAKEMVRLSEGLTQDGRLKIVPVERTIKALRYFKRLIEVTDVEEIYAVATAAVRLAKNGDKFIERVRKEVGFDLKILTGKEEAYYDYLGVVNSIDVKDCAIIDIGGASTEIVWVRDRIIEESISLPFGSVILTEMFGGIENKRERIYEAFQYVKGEMSKVKWIYKLKGLRVIGLGGTIRAIGKIDRGFNNYPIKNMHNYRMTHGEVERVFSLVFKKDDKDLGFVDGINSRRADVITMGMVPLKALLEFTGSIGISISGNGLRNGFFYEKYFKKAELPVVVGDVLAHSCENTMKRFDVKPKHASQVRFLALRLFDQFKGIHSFDQNDRKVLEIASLVHDIGMHIEYYDHNLHGMYLLIYGKINGLTNHEHLIVAFLVGNHRENNIKEKMQEYRTLFSNKDIKRILKLSIFLKMAEQMDRAVNNNIEDFSVRLNGRNALIEVYAKERPILEIEAAMRFKGLFYKNFNCSYDIQYMGP